The sequence GTTTCGAAGGTAACCTTGGTGTGCATGGCCGTGCTGCCCTGGAACGTCACCAGTGCGACAGCATGGTCTTCGGTGACGGCGCGGAGCAGGGTCTCCATCGCGTCATGGTCGCGTTCGTGCCAGAGCGCGGAGAAAGAACGGCCCTTGAGTTCGCGGCAATAGCTGGTGCAGAGATGACTGCCGGCGAGGCGAAAGGAGAACTTTTCGCTCTCATCAAGTTCGAGAATGAAGGTATTGGCAAGGGCGTCGCGGATGCGCGTGGGGTCGATATCCTTGCGGTCGGGAGCGCTGCGCGCGCCACGGATGGAATTCCAGTAGTCGTAAAGCTGCCTGGTGCTCGTCTTCTGCATGATTTCTCTGACCCGCCACGTCCGATCGGGCGCTCCCCCGGGAACGCGACCGCCGCAGGCCGGACATTGGCAAAAGCGTGGGGCAAAAGCGCCCTTAAAGAATAGTTAAGGTTAACGTCCGTTGCCCGATGTGGAAAAGAAGAGCGTAACGGGCGGGGCGCCAGCGAGTCGGAGCAAAGTGATGAGTGAACAAGATCCGACACCCCCAAATCCGCAGCAGCAGGCGCGTGAGCCGATCTTTCTGTTGCCCGGCGACGTGACGGCCATTATCGGGGTCCTGGTGGCCATTCACCTGGCGTCAACCCTGGTGCTTAACCAGGACGGCCAGATGCAACTGGTCTTCTGGTTCGCGTTCCAGCCGCTGCGTATCATTGCGGGACTGGACGACCTGTCGCTGGCGGTGCCGCTCATCTGGACGCCGTTCAGCCACGCCCTGCTGCATGCAGGCTGGGAGCATGTGCTGGTCAACTGCGCCTGGTTCGCCATCTTCGCGACGCCGGTGTCGCGGCGCTATGGGGCCGGGCCGATGATGGCGATCTTCTTCATCTCGGCCGCCGCCGGCGCCGCGCTGTTCGCGGCGACGACGCTCTATTCGGGATCGTACCTGATCGGGGCATCGGGCGGTGTTGCGGGGCTGACGGGAGCGGCGGTGCGCTTCATCTTCCAGCCAGTGATGGTGGCGCAGCATCCCGAGACGGGCGAGCGGATGGTGCTGGGCCGCCGGCTGGCCAGCTTCGCCGACCTCTGGCGCGACAGCCGTGCCCGGTTCTTCGTGTTGATCTGGGTCCTGCTCAACGCGGCGGTGCCGCTGCTGCCGTTGGTGACCGGCACGCAAATGTCGGTCGCCTGGCAATCGCATCTGGGTGGGTTCTTCGCTGGACTGCTCGTCGTCGGCCTGTTCGAGCGGAAGAGCTAGCCAACTAGCCGTAGACTTCGTCCGGATCAAACAGCTTCGGCAGCCCGCGATCTTCCAATCTGGCCTTGCCATCGACCAGCACCGCGCGGCGGTAGAAGCAGCTTTTGCGGCCGGTATGGCAGGCGGCGCCGCGGCCGGTCTGATTGACCACCAGGACGATCGCGTCCTGGTCGCAATCGGTGCGCAGTTCGACCACTTCCTGCAGCTCGCCCGAAGTTTCGCCCTTCTTCCACAGCTTGCCGCGCGAGCGGGACCAGTAGTGGGCGATGCCGGTTTCCAGCGTGAGCGCCAGGGCCTGGGCATTCATATGCGCCAGCATCAGCACTTCGTTGGTGCCGGCCTCGATGGTGACGACGGTCACGAGCCCTGCCGCATCGAAGCGGGGGGCGAAGGCGGTGCCTTCTTCAAGTTCGGCATGGGTGAGCGGTGCGGGATCGGTGAAGAGCTGGGTCATGGCAGGGTTGTAGCGCCCCGGAGGTGCTTGATCCAGACGTTCAGCGCGCGACGGGTACCCAGACCTCGACGAGGCCATGACCGGTTTGGGCATCGTGCTCGGCGCCATAGCGCTCGAAACTGGGGCCGCCGGTGGGGATGAGCGTGCTGGTGGGGAAGTAGTGCGCCCAGATCGAATAGGCCGTGCGGCGCATGGTCGAGATGTGGCCCTCATGGGCAAAGACCGCGTAGCGCTGGGCCGGAATATCGATATAGGCCATGCCTTCGTCCAGGTCGGCGGTAGGCAAGACCTCCACTCCGGCAAGGTAGCCGAAGCTGCAATCGTCCTCGAAATCGGCGACCACGCCATAGGTGGTGGAGCCGACCTGTCCGGGCATGTGGCCGACATAGGGGCTGAAGCGCTGCCAGAGGGCGGGAATGCCCTCGTTGGTGGCAAAGGTATAGCGCTCGCTAAAACCGGCAACGCGCAACGGCGCAGCATCCACGATGCGGGGTTCGGGCAGGGCGGCCAGCAGTGTCTCGTCGATCCGCAACGGCGCGACCAACAGATCGGGATCGGCGATGCCGTGGGCGCGCATCTGCTCGGGGGTCTGGCCAAAATGGTCACGGAAGGCGCGGGTAAAGGCTTCGTGCGAGGCGTAGCCGACATCGAGGGCGACCGAGAGAATATCGGGCGCACCATCGAGCAGCTTTTGTGCGGCCAGGGTCAGCCGGCGGCCCCGCACATAGGTCATGACAGACTGGCCTGTCATGGTGCCGAAGCTGCGCGACAGATGGAAGCGGGACACGCCGCCAATGTTGGCTATGTCGTCCAGGGTAATGTCGTCGGCGAAGCGGGTCTCGATGAACCAGATGGCGCGTTCAATGAATTGCATGGCGACCTCGATGGCAGCCTAGCGCCGGAGACGCTTGATCGCGCTTGCCTCAGCGCTTGATCATGGCGAAGAAGCGGTCCTGTTCCACCCGGTCCTCGGCAAAGACGCCGGTGAAACGGTGGGTGACGGTGGTGGCGCCATGGGCGCGGACGCCGCGCATGGACATGCACATGTGCTCGGCCTCGAGCATGACGGCGGCGCCACGCGGCCCGAGATTCTCGTTGATGGCGTCGATGATCTGCGCCGTCAGGTTTTCCTGCGTCTGTAGGCGGCGGGCGAAGACATCTACCAGCCGCGCCAGCTTGGAGAGGCCGACCACGCCATCATGCGGCAGGTAGGCAATATGCGCCTTGCCGACAAATGGCACCATGTGGTGCTCGCAATGCGAACTGAATGGGATGTCCTTGACCAGGACGATGTCGTCGTAGCCGCCGACTTCCTTGAACGTCTTGGACAGGATCGCCTTTGGATTCTGCGTGTAGCCAGCGAAAAACTCACCAAAGGCGCGGGTGACGCGACCGGGTGTTTCCAGCAGGCCTTCGCGGGTCGGGTCGTCGCCGGCCCAGGCGAGCAAGGTGCGGACGGCTGCCTCGGCCTCTTCCTGTGTCGGGCGGGTGAACGAGGCAACGGCAGTAGTGGCGGTGCCGCCGATCGGCTTGGTGAACGCGTCCATCCAGTTGGCTCCTTCCGCCTGGCCATTCTCACGAGACCATGACGTTTGGGGACCGTCGATTGCGACACAACCCTGACAGCCCGCTTGGGACCTCCTATATAGGAGCCAGTGGCGCCCGTCACAAGAAACAGAATTGTGCGTTTCATGGAACTTAGCGATCTCTATTCCGACAAGATACTGGACCTTGCAGGAAATGCCTGCCAGCCGGGGCGTCTCATCGATCCCGATGCCAGTGCGCGGAAGGTCAGCCGGGTCTGCGGCTCGGTGATCGAGGTGGACGTTGTCGTGCGGGGCGGGGTGATCACCGATTACGGGCACGAGGTTTCGGCCTGCGCGCTGGGGCAGACATCGGCTGCGGTGGTGGCGCGGGAGATCGTGGGCACGCCGGTCAGCGAGTTCCGTCAGTTGCGCGACCAGATGCACTCGATGCTCAAGGACAATGGACGACCGCCCGAAGGCAAATGGAGCGACCTGCGTTTCCTCGAACCGGTGCGGGAATATCGAGCCCGCCACATGTCGACGCTGCTGGTGTTTGATGCGGTGGCTGAGGCGCTCGAAAAAGCCGAGTCGATTGAATCGCTTGCGGCAAAACGCTGATGGATCGATTCATGGCGGTGTTCTGGCGGGTGGTTGACCTGCCGTTCAAATTTGCGGCGGTCCTGCTCATAACCATCTATCGCTATACCCTGTCGGCCTTTGTCGGGCGGACATGCCGGCACCTCCCGACATGCTCGGAATATACGCGCGACGCGATCTGGAAATTCGGGTTCTGGCCGGGCGGCTGGATGGGGCTGGCACGGTTCCAGCGCTGCCGGCCGGGCGGAACGCATGGCTATGACCCGGTGCCAGAGGCGTTGCCTGAGGGCGCGCACTGGTATGTGCCGTGGACTTATGGGCGGTGGCGATAGCCCCTTACGCGATGTCATTCCGGCGAAGGCCGGAATCCAGGCGCGGCGTTGTCCGCTATCCGTTGGTTGCGGATTGCCACGGATATGGATCCGGCCTTCGCCGGGATGACATCGCGCTTTTTGGATGGCTCTGCGGCTGGAATTGACGGCAAACCATGCTAGACAGGCCGCCTCGCAGTGGCCGCGTGCCATGCGCAACCGGGCCATGGTGGCCCCTGGAGACCTAAAATGACGATCAAGGTGACGTTCCCCGACGGTGCAGCTCGCGACTATGCGCGTGGCACCACCGGGACCACCGTGGTCGAAGGCATCTCCAAGAGCCTGGCCAAGAAGACGGTCGCGATGCGCTGGAACGGCGTGTTGTCGGACCTGTCTGACCCGCTGGAAGAAGACGGCAAGATCGAGTTCGTGACGCGCGACAGCGGGTCCAAGGATGTGCTGGAGCTGATCCGGCACGATGCTGCGCACGTGCTTGCCGAGGCGGTGCAGGAGCTGTGGCCCGGTACGCAAGTGACGATCGGTCCGGTCATCGAGAACGGCTTCTATTACGACTTCAAGCGGGACGAGCCGTTCTCGGAAGAGGATTTCCCGGCCATCGAGAAGAAGATGGCCGAAATCATCGACCGCGGCGCGGCCTTCACCAAGGAAGTGTGGACGCGCGACCAGGCCAAGGCCTTCTTCAACGCGCGCGGCGAGAACTTCAAGGTCGAACTGGTCGACGCCATTCCGGCTGACCAGTCGCTCAAGATGTACAAGCAGGGCCAGTGGATCGACCTCTGCCGTGGCCCGCATATGCGCACGGTCAAGGATGTCGGCATGGCGTTCAAGCTGACCAAGGTGGCCGGCGCCTATTGGCGTGGCGACAGCAACAACCCGGTGCTGAGCCGCATCTACGGCACGGCCTTTGCGAGCAAGGAAGAGCTCGACGCCTACCTCCACATGATGGAAGAGGCGGAGAAGCGCGACCATCGCAAGATCGGCCAGGAGATGGACCTCTATCACTTCCAGCCGGAAGCGCAGGGGTCGGTGTTCTGGCACCCCAAGGGCTATGTGTTGTACAACCAGATGGAGGCCTATATCCGCCGCCGTCTGAATGGCTCAGGCTACGTCGAAGTAAAGACGCCTCAACTGATGAGCAGCAAGTTCTGGGAGGCCTCCGGCCACTGGGGCAAATATCGCGAAAACATGTTCGTGGTGCCGGACGAAGTGCCGGGTACTGAGGAAGACGGACCGGTGCTGTCAGGCAAGGGTGATCTGATGGCACTCAAGCCGATGAACTGCCCGGCGCATATCCAGATCTTCAACCAGGGCATCAAAAGCTACCGCGATCTGCCTCTGCGCATGGCGGAATTCGGCTGCTGCCACCGCAACGAGGCGCATGGTGCCCTGCACGGGCTGATGCGCGTTCGGCAGATGACGCAGGACGATGCCCACATCTTCTGCCGCGAAGACCAGATCCAGAGCGAGACCGAACATTTCGTGCATCTGCTCTATTCGGTCTATGGCCACATGGGCTTCGACAATGTCGTCATCAAGCTCGCGACGCGGCCGGAGAAGTTCGGCGGCACCATCGAGCGTTGGGACGCAGCCGAGAAGGCGCTGGGCGATGCCCTGCGCGCGACGGGCTACGACTTCGAGATCGCCGAAGGCGAGGGCGCCTTCTATGCGCCCAAGCTCGAATTCCACCTCAAGGACGCCATTGGGCGCTCCTGGCAGGTGGGCACGCTGCAGCTCGACTATGTGCTGCCGGAACGTCTGGATGCGACCTATGTCGCCGAGGACGGTTCGCGCCAGTACGCGGTGATGCTGCATCGGGCGATCCTGGGTTCGCTCGAACGCTTCATCGGCATGATGATCGAGAATTATGCCGGCAAGATGCCAATGTGGCTGGCCCCGACCCAGGTCGTGGTCGCCACCATCGTGTCGGAAGCGGATGACTATGCGACCAAGCTGGTGAACCAGCTTAAGGCCGCCGGCATCCGGGCCGAACTCGATGTGCGCAACGAGAAGATCAACTACAAGGTGCGCGAGCACTCGGTGGGCAAGGTGCCGCTGATGTTCGTGGTGGGCAAGCGCGAGGCCGAGGAGGGCACCGTTTCGGTGCGTCGCCTTGGCAGCGAAGGCCAGAAGGTCGAGCCGTTCATGGATGCCCTGGTGGCACTGATGGCCGAAGCGACCGCGCCCGATCTCAAGGCGGCAAAGGCAGCCTGATGCCACAGCGGCCATCCAACCGCGAGATCAAGGCCCTAACGCATCTCGGCGAAGAGAATGCGTTGGGGCCCGGCGACTTCAAGGATATCGGCGAAAAGGTCTTCGCCGGCATGCTGAAGAAGGGCTGGGTTGTCGAAGCCGAGGGGTTGCCCGGCAAGTACCGGGCAACCATCAAGGGACTGACGATCCACGAGGGTGAGATCATCTTCGCGGGTCGGTATCGAAACTAAGTGGCGAAGAAGAGACTTGGCGGATACCCCCTCCTAACCTCCCCCTGATAGGGGGAGGAATCTGGCTGGTGGGTTGAGGTTGTGCCTCAAACTGGATCGGTTCCTCCCCCTTTTCAGGGGGAGGTTAGGAGGGGGTATTCTTTCTTCGCGATGGCTGATCCAATCCAGATAACCCGCTCCATAGCCATCGATCCCTCAGAGATCGAGGAGACCTTCGTGCGCGCGTCCGGGCCGGGCGGGCAGAATGTCAACAAGGTTTCGAGCGCGGTGCAATTGCGCTTCGACCTGGCCAATTCTCCGAGCATCCCAGAGGCAATGAAGCGCCGCGTGGCTGTGCTCGCGGGCAAGCGGTTGACCAAGGATGGCGTCATCGTCATCACCGCCAATTCGCATCGCGACCAGCCGATGAACCGCGCCGATGCGCTCGAGCGGCTCGTCGGGCTCCTGGTCGAGGGTTCGCATGTGCCCAAGGCACGGGTGGCGACGCGGCCGACGCTGGCATCCAAGCGCCGGCGGCTGGAGGGCAAATCGATCCGCTCCGAGGTAAAGCGCTTGCGGAGCAGCCCGGCAGATTCCCAATAGGCTGGGGCGGCGGCAGCAGGAGGCCCAGGACGTGAAGATTTTTGTTACCGGGACGGCCGGCTTCATCGGATTTCACCTGGCCCGCCGCCTCCTGGCCGAAGGTCATGCGGTGACGGGTTACGACGGGGTCACCGAATACTATGACCCGGCGTTGAAGCAGGCCCGGTTGGCGCTGCTGACGAAAGAGTCCGGCTTTGTCGAAGTTCGGGCCATGCTGGAGGATGCCGAACGCTTGCACGCGGCGGTGGCGGCGAGCGAAGCCGAGATCGTGGTGCACCTGGCCGCGCAGCCCGGCGTGCGCTACAGCCTCGAACATCCGCAGAGCTATGTGCAGTCGAACGTGGTCGGCACGGCCAACCTGCTTGAGGCCGTGCGTCGCCACCCACCGCGCCACCTTATCTTTGCCTCGACCAGTTCGGTCTATGGCGGCAACAGCAAGCTGCCATTCGCCGAGGCTGACCGGACCGACGCGCCCATCTCCCTCTACGCCGCGACCAAGAAGGCGGGCGAAGCGATGGTGCATTCCTATGCGCATCTGTTCGGGATCGCCTCGACCTGCCTGCGCTTCTTCACGGTCTATGGGCCCTGGGGGCGGCCGGATATGGCAGCGATCAAGTTTGCTCGCGCCATTGTGGAGGGACGGCCGATCGACGTTTACGGGCACGGCGCAATGCGTCGCGACTTCACCTATGTGGATGACCTGGTCACTGTGATTAGGCGGCTCATGGAACTGCCGCCTGAGCGCGGGCGCCCGGTGGAAAATGACAATCTCTCCGCAGTAGCGCCATTTCGCAGCGTCAACATTGCTGGCGGCCGGCCCACAGAGCTGATGGATTTCATCGGGGCGATCGAGCGGGCTGCCGGGAGACCGGCGCAGATCAACCTCCTGCCGATGCAGCCCGGTGACGTCGTGGAAACGGCGTCCGATACGGCTCTCCTGCGCGCCCTGGTGGGCGAGCTTCCGGGGACCAGTGTAGAGGACGGCGTTGGTCGCTTCTTTTCCTGGTTCAAGACCTACTATGGGTATGCGTGAAATGGCGGATAGCAGTCTCAAGTTTGGAACCAGCGGCCTGCGTGGTCTGGCGGCGGAACTGCAGGGCCAGGCCGCACGTCGGTATACGGCGGCCTTCCTGCGCCATGCCGGTGCGGGATCCGGGCGGGTGTTTCTGGGCCAGGATTTTCGGGATTCCAGCCCGGCCATTGCCCGCGATTGTGCGGCCGCGATTGCAGCGGCGGGGCTCGAACCGGTGGACTGCGGCACCATTCCGACGCCGGCGCTGGCGCTGCATGCCATGGCTGCCGGGTGTGCTGCCATCATGGTGACGGGAAGCCACATTCCGGCCGATCGCAATGGGCTCAAGTTCTATTTGCCGAGCGGCGAGATCAGCAAGGCCGACGAGGCCGGCGTAGTGGCCGCCTTACGGGATGATGAGGTGCCCGACCTTAGGGGCAGTGTTGCCAACGAGGCGGAGGCTGCCGCGGAGCGCTATTTTGCCCGCTTCGCCGACCTGTTGCCGGCGGGTGCCTTGACGGGATGGCGCATCGGCGTGTTCGAGCACTCGACGGTCGCCCGCGACCTGCTGGTGCGCATCCTTGTCCATTTTGGCGCCGATGTCGTCGGGCTTGACCGGCGGGATGGCTTTGTGGCCGTGGACACAGAAGCCTTCGGCGATGCCATATTTGCGCCGATGGCGGGCTGGGTCACGCAGCACAAGCTGGATGCGATCGTGTCGGCCGACGGGGATGGCGATCGCCCGCTGCTGATGGACCGGAATGGCGATTTCGTTCGTGGGGACGTGCTGGGCCTGCTAGCGGCGCAGAGCCTGGGCGCGGATAGCGTGGTAACGCCGGTCACCTCGAACTCGGCGATCGAACGGACCGGGTTTTTCCGCAACGTGGTGCGGACCAGGGTCGGCTCACCCTATGTGGTTGAGGCAATGGCGGGGGCCAGCGGGGCGGTTGTCGGCTTCGAGGCCAATGGCGGCACATTCGTCGGCGAGGGCGTGCGGGTTGGTGGGCAGGCGCTGCCACCGCTGGCAACGCGGGATGCGGTGCTGCCGATTCTCTGCGTGCTGGGTCTGGCGGCGCAGCAGGGCAAGGCTGTCGACGAGCTTGTTGCGTCCCTGCCGCTGCAATACGCCCTCGCTGATCGGCTACAGAATGTGCCGAGCGAAAGGAGCGCGGATTTCCTCGACCGGCTCCGCGAGGACGAAGACTACGCGCGGCGGCTGTTTGCGCCGCATGGCATTGCCAGCCTGTCGGACATCGATGGTCTGCAATTTCGCACTGCGTCCGGCGACATGGTGCATTTCCGGGCATCCGGCAACGCGCCGGAATTGCGCTGCTATGTCGAGGGCAGCACGCCCGCGATTGCCCGGGAATTGCTGGCCTGGGGCATGAACGTCGCGGCGAAAGAGGTCAGCTAGCACCGGCGCCGAGCCGACAAAGCCGGCACGAAGAAAGGGCCGCTGGGGAGCGGCCCTTTGTTGTTACTTCGCAGTGGCGTCGATGTTGACCTTGCCGATGAGGACCGTGGGGTCCTGCTCGGCGGCCATGAAGTCCATCATGCCCAGGCCCGGCGGTTCCTTGGCCGTCATTTCGATGGTCAGGTACTTCGCCTTGCCGCTGACGAAGGCATTGAGTGCGGCACCGACCTTCTGGGCTTCTGCCGCGCCAGCCAGGAGGCCGACCATTGTGCCCTCGGCGAGGCCGGCAAAGACCGGCCGCATCGTGGCGGGATCGGAGCCCTGTTCGGCCGCGACGCTGGCGAGGATGATGTCCGAGAGACCATCATCGGTCACGTCGAGCTTGAGCTGGCTGATGGCTACGCCCATGCTGGCCATCAGCGCCACCTCCTCATCGAGGCCGAAGATTTCCTTGGTCGCATTGGCAATGGTGCCTGCCAGCTTGATGGTCGCCAGGTTCGCGCCGGTGACCGACACTTCGTCGACGGAAATTGTCTCGTCGGCCTCATTCCAGGAGGCGTCGATAGTGAAGCCGGCATCGATGTTGGTGACGCCCAAGGCAATCAGCTGCTGAAGTTGCGGATCGTCGCTGTTCTCCGGCAGGTCGACGAGGATGTTGCTGGCAGAGGTGAGGATGTCGGTCGGGATGCCGTTGAGATAGTCGCCCAGCGTCAGGTCAAATGAGCCGACGCTGGCCTTGATGCGCTCTCCTTCGGCCTCCGGATCGGGCACGTCCACAGCCACATCGCTGAAGGAGAAGCCGGCAAAGGCCGGTATGAGGGCGCGGGCATTTTCAGTAAGCCAGGCTTCGTCGATCGCTTCGGGAGCGCCTTCGATGGCGGCGATCGGTGCCGAAAGGTCCATCTCCTTGAAGGTCATGTTGCCCACCTGAACCGAGCCGTCGCCGTCGACTTCGATATCGAGGCCATCAAGCGAGATGGAGGGGTAGATGCCGGGCCGCATGCCTTCCATCGACATGCCGGCCACCGAGAATGTCACGTTGCTGCCCTCGTCATCGACGCCCGAGCAGTCGAAGCCGCCGAATTTGGCCGGCGAGGACTCAAAGGCGGTAAAGAGATCCACATACATGCGCAGCGCCTTGCCCAGCACTTCGGGAGAGGGCTGCTCGTCCTCCGCCGCTTCCAGTTGCTCAGCCAGGGCCATGATCTCGGCAAAGGAGTATTTGAACGGTCGCGCCTTGAACTGGGCGGCCGTCACCGCGCCCATGGTGCAGCTCACCTCGGGCGCCTCGAAGGTGCCACCCTCGAAGTTGAAGTCGGTGTAGATGGTTTGCAATTCGGTCTGGCCATTGTCCACCAGGCCGTACATGCCCAGCACACCGCCGATATTGAGGCTGGAGGCGGAGAGAGCGCCGAAGTCGGCGCTGCCGTTGTCGCCGGCATCGGCGGTCATTCCAGCCATGGTGACAGTGGCGGCAACGCCGTCGGTGACGTCGGTCAAGACCAGGTCGTTAAAGGTCACGGTCGCCTCGGTGACCTCGCCGTCGACGGTGGTTTTGGTAGCCATCGTGATTTCGGGGATGGTGATGCTGGTCGCGGTCAGGCCGGCCAGCGCCTCGGCATTGTCGACCACGTTGCCGCTGAAGATGGAGCGCAGCGTTTCGTCATCGACATTGGAGTCGACGGCCTCGATGGTGGGGATGTCGACGTTGACTTCGGAGGTGAGTGCGGTGGTTTCGGCCGCTGGCGCGCCCTTGTTCTTGACCTTCTGCGCCCAGGCTGGCGCTGCCGGCAGGGCGACGCTCATGAGGCAGGCGGTGGCGATAATGCCCAGGCGCTGCCGGGTCGTGGTTTTGAACGGCGTCATCGTGTTCTCCCGCTTTGACGTGGCGGCAATCTGCGGCATCGCAAGCCATGCTTCAATAGGCAAACGCGCCAAGCGATCACGCTTGTCAGCCGGGGCGGCGCAAGCAATATTGCCGAGCGATCATTCCAGCCGAGGGCCGAGATATTGTGTGGTTTGCCAGCCTAGCCAGGTGCCTGCCGTCGCTAGCCATTGTCTTGATGCTTGGGCAGGGTGCCTTTGCCCAGGGGGCGGCGACGAGCGCAGCCAAGCTGGGTGCACCGGCCGTCGGCGCACCATCGCGGCCGCAGCCTGACCCCGGCACCCTCTTCAATTATGCCAATGCGGTGGGCAAGACCCAGCAGTTTGCCATTGTTGGCAGCACAGAGGGCACCATCTGGGGCGATGGAGTTTACACCAGCGACTCCGTGCTTTCGGTTGCCGCTGTCCATGCCGGGCTGCTTGCGCCGGGCGAGAGCGGCGTGGTTACGGTCGAGATGCTCGAAGGACCGGCGTCCTACGAAGGGACCGACCGCAACGGCGTTGTCAGCCGCAGTTATGGCGAGTGGGACGTCGCCTATCGCTTTACGGGAGTCGCGGAGGTTAGTGGTGGTGTGGTACTGGCCGACCCGGGCGACCTGTCCGGCTATCGTGGTCAGGACGGGGCCATTCTGACTTTTGATGTCACTGGAGACGCAAGCGGCGCCGTATGGGGCGACGAGATCTATACCGACGATTCCAGGCTTGCCGCCGCTGCAGTTCATGCCGGGATACTGCAGCCCGGTCAGACGGGGCTGGTCCGCGTCGAGATCCTGCCCGGGCGGGAGCAGTACGATGGCAGCGAGCAGAACGGGGTCGTCTCCGGCTCCTACGCCGCCTGGGGCGGAAGCTTCCGTATCCTGCCGCTGGACCTCAAGACATCCAGCAAACTTTCCAACCTAGGTCAGTAGACAGTCGTCAGCACTTCGATTTCGCGCGGTGAGCCGGGTTGGACCTGGAACTCCCGGCTGAACACCTTTTCACCCTGCTTGGCGAGGACGAGATATTCGCCCTCGGCCAGGACG comes from Devosia oryziradicis and encodes:
- a CDS encoding phosphohexomutase domain-containing protein encodes the protein MADSSLKFGTSGLRGLAAELQGQAARRYTAAFLRHAGAGSGRVFLGQDFRDSSPAIARDCAAAIAAAGLEPVDCGTIPTPALALHAMAAGCAAIMVTGSHIPADRNGLKFYLPSGEISKADEAGVVAALRDDEVPDLRGSVANEAEAAAERYFARFADLLPAGALTGWRIGVFEHSTVARDLLVRILVHFGADVVGLDRRDGFVAVDTEAFGDAIFAPMAGWVTQHKLDAIVSADGDGDRPLLMDRNGDFVRGDVLGLLAAQSLGADSVVTPVTSNSAIERTGFFRNVVRTRVGSPYVVEAMAGASGAVVGFEANGGTFVGEGVRVGGQALPPLATRDAVLPILCVLGLAAQQGKAVDELVASLPLQYALADRLQNVPSERSADFLDRLREDEDYARRLFAPHGIASLSDIDGLQFRTASGDMVHFRASGNAPELRCYVEGSTPAIARELLAWGMNVAAKEVS
- a CDS encoding LCCL domain-containing protein, translated to MLGQGAFAQGAATSAAKLGAPAVGAPSRPQPDPGTLFNYANAVGKTQQFAIVGSTEGTIWGDGVYTSDSVLSVAAVHAGLLAPGESGVVTVEMLEGPASYEGTDRNGVVSRSYGEWDVAYRFTGVAEVSGGVVLADPGDLSGYRGQDGAILTFDVTGDASGAVWGDEIYTDDSRLAAAAVHAGILQPGQTGLVRVEILPGREQYDGSEQNGVVSGSYAAWGGSFRILPLDLKTSSKLSNLGQ